The Pseudomonas fluorescens genome includes a window with the following:
- a CDS encoding TrkH family potassium uptake protein, producing MSIAVVRFIGFILGIFLITLAASMAIPLLTLVIYERNDDLSAFLWSSLITFVCGIALVARGRPAHTQMRPRDMYLLTTASWVIVCSFAALPMVFIQHISYTDAFFETMSGITTTGSTILTGLDTASPGLLIWRSMLHWLGGIGFIGMAVAILPLLRVGGMRLFQTESSDWSEKVTPRSHVAANYILWIYVGLTALATLALWLAGMTPFEAINHAMSLISTGGFSTSDASLGHWPQPAIHWVSVVVMMAGALPFTLYVATLRGHKRALLKDQQVKGFVGFLVITWLIVGTWLSLNSDYSWWDAVRIVAVNVTSVVTTTGVALGDYTLWGSFALLLFFYLTFVGGCSGSTAGGLKIFRFQVAGELLMGSLKQLIHPRAVIQKKYNDHPIDEEIVRSLLTFSFFFTITIGAIALGLALIGLDWTTALTGAATAVCNVGPGLGTIIGPAGNFSTLPDAAKWLLTIGMLLGRLEILTVLVLFTPVFWKY from the coding sequence ATGTCCATTGCGGTAGTGCGGTTTATTGGCTTCATCCTCGGTATTTTCCTGATCACCCTGGCTGCCAGTATGGCAATCCCGCTTTTGACGCTGGTGATATACGAGCGCAACGATGACCTCTCGGCGTTTTTGTGGTCGAGCCTGATCACCTTCGTCTGCGGCATCGCGTTGGTGGCGCGTGGTCGGCCAGCACACACCCAGATGCGCCCGCGGGACATGTACCTGTTGACCACCGCCAGTTGGGTCATCGTTTGCAGCTTCGCCGCCCTGCCCATGGTGTTCATCCAGCACATCAGCTACACCGATGCCTTTTTCGAGACCATGTCGGGCATCACCACCACCGGCTCGACCATCCTGACCGGCCTGGACACGGCCTCTCCCGGCCTGTTGATCTGGCGCTCGATGTTGCACTGGCTCGGCGGGATCGGCTTCATCGGCATGGCGGTGGCGATCCTGCCATTGCTGCGGGTCGGCGGCATGCGGCTGTTCCAGACCGAGTCGTCGGACTGGTCAGAGAAAGTCACGCCGCGCTCCCATGTCGCGGCGAACTACATCCTGTGGATCTATGTCGGCTTGACCGCACTCGCCACCCTGGCCTTGTGGCTGGCCGGCATGACGCCCTTCGAAGCGATCAACCATGCGATGTCGTTGATTTCCACGGGTGGCTTTTCCACATCGGATGCTTCCCTGGGGCATTGGCCCCAACCGGCCATTCACTGGGTGTCGGTGGTCGTCATGATGGCAGGCGCGCTGCCCTTCACTTTGTACGTCGCCACCTTGCGCGGCCACAAACGCGCGTTGCTCAAGGACCAGCAAGTCAAGGGATTCGTCGGATTCCTGGTCATCACCTGGCTCATCGTGGGGACCTGGCTGAGCCTGAACAGTGACTACAGCTGGTGGGATGCGGTCCGTATCGTGGCCGTCAACGTGACGTCGGTGGTCACCACCACGGGCGTGGCGCTGGGCGACTACACCCTATGGGGCAGCTTTGCCTTGCTGCTGTTCTTCTATTTGACGTTCGTTGGCGGTTGCTCGGGATCGACGGCCGGCGGACTGAAGATCTTCCGCTTCCAGGTAGCCGGCGAGTTATTGATGGGCAGCCTGAAACAACTGATCCATCCCCGGGCGGTGATCCAGAAAAAATACAACGATCACCCCATCGACGAAGAAATCGTCCGCTCGCTGCTGACCTTCTCGTTCTTCTTCACTATCACCATTGGCGCTATCGCCCTGGGGCTGGCGCTGATCGGTCTGGACTGGACCACCGCTCTGACCGGCGCGGCCACGGCCGTGTGCAACGTGGGGCCCGGGCTGGGCACGATCATCGGGCCCGCCGGCAACTTCTCGACCTTGCCGGATGCGGCGAAGTGGCTGCTGACCATAGGCATGCTGCTGGGTCGGCTGGAGATCCTGACGGTACTGGTGTTGTTCACGCCGGTGTTCTGGAAGTATTGA
- the tnpC gene encoding IS66 family transposase, protein MTSLPNLDHLTPEQLRALAAQLIQRVETLDHQVDTLGKTVETMGKKINRDQTVIEKLTHEIAQLKRLKFAKRSEQMNPEQAGLLDDLVDTDIAAIEAELQALQTVLAPTEKKQKPKRTALSAEFPRTLIHHEPDNTHCPCACALKRIGEDVSEKLDYTPGVFTVERHIRGKWVCDDCETLIQAPVPAQVIDKGIPTAGLLAHVMIAKFADHLPLYRQESIFGRAGLAIPRSTLAQWVGVTGVQLQPLVDALRDVVLGQQVIHADETPVQMLVPGSKKTQRSYVWAYTTSQFSNLAAVVYDFSPSRAGEHARNFLQDWKCKLVCDDFGGYKASFELGVTEIGCMAHARRKFFELHATNKSTLAEQALRYIQLLYEIESEVRDLEPDLRRRIRQERAVPVMDMLHAWMIAQRDLVPEGSAISRALDYSLKRWAALSRYLDDGDVPIDNNWCENQIRPWALGRKNWLFAGSLRSGKRAAAIMSLIQSARLNGHDPYAYLKDVLTRLPTQHASDIDQLLPHQWTPT, encoded by the coding sequence ATGACTTCGCTCCCCAATCTCGACCACCTTACCCCTGAACAACTGCGCGCTTTAGCGGCGCAGTTGATACAGCGCGTCGAGACGCTCGACCATCAAGTCGACACGCTGGGTAAGACGGTCGAGACGATGGGCAAGAAGATCAACCGCGATCAAACGGTTATCGAGAAGCTCACCCACGAGATAGCACAACTCAAGCGTTTGAAGTTTGCCAAGCGCAGCGAGCAGATGAATCCTGAGCAGGCCGGCTTGCTCGATGATTTAGTCGATACCGATATCGCGGCGATTGAAGCAGAGCTTCAAGCCTTGCAAACAGTGCTGGCTCCGACCGAGAAAAAGCAAAAGCCCAAACGCACTGCTTTGTCGGCAGAGTTTCCACGCACGCTAATCCATCACGAACCGGACAACACCCACTGCCCATGTGCCTGCGCACTCAAGCGTATCGGTGAGGACGTCAGCGAAAAGCTGGACTACACGCCCGGCGTGTTTACCGTTGAGCGCCATATCCGTGGCAAGTGGGTGTGTGATGACTGCGAAACGCTGATCCAAGCGCCGGTTCCGGCGCAGGTCATCGACAAGGGCATCCCGACTGCCGGGCTACTTGCCCACGTCATGATCGCCAAGTTTGCTGACCATCTGCCTCTTTACCGTCAGGAATCGATCTTCGGTCGTGCCGGCTTGGCGATTCCACGTTCAACGTTGGCTCAATGGGTTGGTGTGACCGGAGTGCAGTTGCAACCTCTGGTCGATGCACTGCGCGATGTCGTGCTTGGGCAGCAGGTTATTCATGCCGATGAAACACCCGTGCAGATGCTCGTGCCGGGCTCAAAGAAAACCCAACGCTCTTATGTTTGGGCATACACCACCAGCCAGTTCTCGAACTTGGCAGCGGTGGTTTACGACTTCAGCCCCAGCCGCGCCGGCGAGCACGCTCGCAACTTCCTGCAAGACTGGAAGTGCAAACTAGTGTGTGATGATTTTGGTGGCTACAAGGCCAGTTTCGAACTCGGCGTGACCGAGATCGGTTGCATGGCCCATGCACGGCGAAAGTTCTTCGAACTGCACGCGACCAACAAGAGCACGCTCGCCGAGCAAGCCCTGCGCTACATTCAATTGCTGTACGAAATCGAGAGTGAAGTACGCGACCTGGAGCCGGATTTACGCCGTCGAATACGGCAAGAAAGGGCCGTGCCGGTGATGGATATGCTACATGCCTGGATGATCGCCCAGCGCGATCTCGTGCCCGAAGGTTCGGCTATCAGCAGAGCACTGGATTACAGCCTGAAACGCTGGGCAGCGCTGTCGCGCTACCTCGATGACGGGGACGTCCCCATTGATAATAACTGGTGCGAGAACCAGATCCGGCCGTGGGCACTGGGGCGCAAGAACTGGCTCTTTGCAGGGTCGTTGCGCAGCGGCAAACGGGCGGCGGCGATTATGAGTTTGATCCAGTCTGCGCGGCTCAATGGCCATGATCCGTACGCGTATCTAAAAGATGTCCTCACGCGCCTGCCGACGCAGCACGCGAGTGACATTGACCAGCTATTGCCGCATCAATGGACGCCCACCTGA
- the tnpB gene encoding IS66 family insertion sequence element accessory protein TnpB (TnpB, as the term is used for proteins encoded by IS66 family insertion elements, is considered an accessory protein, since TnpC, encoded by a neighboring gene, is a DDE family transposase.), with protein sequence MIRIDSIWLATEPMDMRAGTETALARVIAVFGAAQPHCAYLFPNHRATRMKVLVHDGFGIWLAARRLNQGKFHWPGIRQDSEMELDTEQLQALVLGLPWQRAGSGGAITLL encoded by the coding sequence ATGATCCGCATCGATTCCATCTGGCTCGCCACCGAGCCGATGGACATGCGCGCCGGTACCGAGACGGCATTGGCCAGGGTGATCGCGGTGTTCGGTGCGGCGCAGCCGCACTGTGCTTATCTGTTCCCCAACCACCGCGCCACGCGCATGAAAGTTCTGGTGCATGACGGCTTCGGGATCTGGCTGGCGGCTCGGCGTTTGAACCAAGGCAAGTTCCACTGGCCAGGTATTCGCCAAGACTCTGAAATGGAGTTGGATACCGAACAACTCCAGGCTCTGGTGTTGGGTCTGCCATGGCAACGCGCCGGCTCCGGCGGTGCGATCACACTGCTTTAA
- a CDS encoding tRNA-(ms[2]io[6]A)-hydroxylase, translating into MNLPEIHEFLGCRTPDAWVQAALADQETLLIDHKNCEFKAASTALSLIAKYHSHVDLINLVSRLAREELVHHEQVMRLMKKRKIGLRQLSAGRYASGLRKVVRSHEPVKLVDTLVVGAFIEARSCERFEALVPHLDEELGKFYFGLLKSEARHFQGYLKLAYQYGDAKDIAQVIDKVREAERELIESPDVEFRFHSGVPAR; encoded by the coding sequence ATGAATCTTCCCGAAATTCACGAATTCCTTGGTTGCCGCACCCCCGATGCCTGGGTCCAGGCCGCGTTGGCTGACCAGGAAACGTTGCTGATCGACCACAAGAACTGCGAGTTCAAGGCGGCCAGCACTGCCCTGAGCCTGATCGCCAAATACCATTCCCACGTCGACCTGATCAATCTGGTGTCGCGCCTGGCCCGGGAAGAGCTGGTGCATCACGAGCAGGTCATGCGCTTGATGAAAAAGCGCAAGATCGGTTTGCGTCAGCTCTCCGCCGGGCGTTATGCCTCGGGGCTGCGCAAGGTGGTACGCAGCCACGAACCGGTCAAGCTGGTGGACACCCTGGTGGTTGGCGCCTTCATCGAGGCCCGCAGTTGCGAGCGTTTCGAGGCCTTGGTGCCGCATCTGGATGAAGAACTGGGCAAGTTCTATTTCGGTTTGCTGAAAAGCGAAGCCCGGCATTTCCAGGGCTACCTGAAACTGGCTTACCAGTACGGTGACGCCAAGGACATTGCCCAGGTGATCGACAAGGTCCGTGAGGCCGAGCGGGAGCTGATCGAATCGCCGGATGTGGAGTTTCGTTTCCACAGTGGTGTGCCGGCTCGATAG
- a CDS encoding bifunctional transcriptional activator/DNA repair enzyme AdaA — MNLHDSLLPPHAEMVRAMLERDTAYEGVFFTAVKTTGIFCRPSCTARKPKPENVEFFAHADEAMSAGYRACLRCKPLDAAAIAPDWIQALLKAVDAEPDLRWTDALLLEQGIEPLKLRRWFKQHFGMTFHAYLRTRRLGIALGGIKDGNSIDNAAFDSGYESLSGFRDAFVKSFHITPGRAALSEPLLFTRLTTPLGPMLAMAERRGLVLLEFLDRPALTKELEELQLRYGYTVAPGHNAHLQQIETELAEYFAGKLTAFNVPLHMPGSAFAVRVWAELQKIPYGETRSYGGIATALGSPGASRAVGLANGQNRLAIVIPCHRVIGADGSLTGYGGGQPRKAFLLRLEKAAVQVSLPLAF, encoded by the coding sequence ATGAACCTACACGACTCGCTGCTCCCGCCCCATGCCGAGATGGTCCGCGCCATGCTCGAACGAGACACCGCCTACGAGGGGGTGTTCTTCACTGCGGTCAAGACCACCGGTATTTTCTGTCGCCCCAGTTGCACCGCGCGCAAGCCGAAACCGGAGAACGTGGAGTTCTTCGCCCATGCCGACGAAGCCATGTCGGCCGGTTACCGGGCCTGCCTGCGCTGCAAGCCCCTGGACGCCGCCGCCATCGCGCCAGACTGGATCCAGGCCCTGCTCAAAGCCGTGGACGCCGAACCCGACCTGCGCTGGACCGATGCCCTGTTGCTGGAACAAGGTATCGAGCCACTGAAATTGCGCCGCTGGTTCAAGCAACATTTCGGCATGACCTTTCACGCCTATCTGCGCACCCGCCGCCTGGGCATCGCCTTGGGGGGCATCAAGGACGGCAACTCCATCGACAATGCCGCATTCGACTCCGGTTATGAGTCATTGAGCGGTTTTCGTGATGCCTTCGTGAAATCCTTCCACATCACGCCGGGCCGCGCAGCCCTCAGCGAACCTTTGCTGTTCACCCGCCTGACCACACCGCTGGGCCCCATGCTGGCCATGGCCGAACGACGAGGCCTGGTGCTGCTGGAATTCCTCGACCGCCCGGCCCTGACCAAGGAGCTCGAAGAGCTGCAGCTACGCTACGGCTACACGGTTGCGCCGGGGCACAACGCGCATTTGCAACAGATCGAAACCGAACTGGCCGAGTATTTCGCCGGCAAGCTCACGGCGTTCAACGTTCCGCTGCACATGCCGGGCAGCGCCTTCGCCGTACGGGTCTGGGCTGAACTGCAAAAGATTCCCTACGGCGAAACCCGCAGCTACGGCGGCATCGCCACGGCGCTGGGCAGCCCGGGCGCCAGCCGCGCCGTGGGCCTGGCCAACGGGCAGAATCGCTTGGCCATCGTCATTCCTTGCCATCGAGTGATCGGTGCGGATGGCTCGTTGACCGGCTATGGTGGCGGACAGCCGCGCAAGGCATTTCTGCTACGGCTGGAGAAAGCCGCGGTGCAGGTTTCGCTGCCCCTGGCGTTTTGA
- the fabI gene encoding enoyl-ACP reductase FabI: protein MGFLAGKRVLIVGVASKLSIASGIAAAMHREGAELAFTYQNDKLKGRVEEFAQGWGSSPELCFPCDVASDEEIAKVFEELSKKWDGLDCIVHSVGFAPGDQLDGDFTEATTREGFRIAHDISAYSFVALAKAGREMMKGRNGSLLTLSYLGAERTMPNYNVMGMAKASLEAGVRYLAGSLGPDGTRVNCVSAGPIRTLAASGIKNFRKMLAANEAQTPLRRNVTIEEVGNAGAFLCSDLASGISGEIMYVDGGFNTTAMGSLEE from the coding sequence ATGGGTTTTCTCGCCGGTAAGCGCGTACTGATCGTCGGTGTCGCCAGCAAGCTGTCCATCGCATCCGGCATCGCCGCCGCCATGCATCGCGAGGGCGCTGAGCTTGCCTTCACTTATCAGAACGACAAACTCAAGGGTCGTGTCGAAGAATTCGCACAAGGCTGGGGCTCGAGCCCTGAGCTGTGCTTCCCGTGCGACGTGGCCAGCGACGAAGAAATCGCCAAGGTCTTCGAAGAACTGAGCAAGAAGTGGGATGGCCTGGACTGCATCGTGCACTCCGTGGGCTTCGCCCCGGGCGACCAACTGGACGGCGACTTCACCGAAGCCACCACCCGCGAAGGTTTCCGCATTGCCCACGACATCAGCGCCTACAGCTTCGTGGCCCTGGCCAAGGCCGGTCGCGAAATGATGAAAGGCCGCAACGGCAGCCTGCTGACCCTGTCGTACCTGGGCGCCGAGCGCACCATGCCGAACTACAACGTCATGGGCATGGCCAAGGCCTCCCTGGAAGCCGGCGTACGTTACCTGGCCGGCTCCCTGGGCCCGGACGGCACCCGCGTCAACTGCGTATCGGCAGGTCCGATCCGCACCCTCGCCGCTTCCGGCATCAAGAACTTCCGCAAGATGCTGGCCGCCAACGAAGCGCAAACCCCGCTGCGTCGCAACGTCACCATCGAAGAAGTCGGCAACGCCGGCGCCTTCCTGTGCTCGGACCTGGCGTCGGGCATCAGCGGTGAAATCATGTACGTGGACGGCGGCTTCAACACCACCGCCATGGGTAGCCTCGAAGAGTAA
- a CDS encoding Imm26 family immunity protein has translation MKRQQRTIGAVLRVPLENDMHTYALTLPEADFAFFDARSSAPIADLGALLDLPILFTVAVHKSAWSQGRWLRMGKIAPPQNLLAPRPMFIQKIIGFQIYLGGTITASTREECEGLDRCEVWEPHHVEDRLNAHYKGVPCKWEISQRIR, from the coding sequence ATGAAAAGGCAACAACGTACGATCGGAGCGGTGCTTCGAGTTCCTCTCGAAAATGATATGCACACTTATGCCCTGACACTGCCGGAAGCGGACTTCGCTTTCTTCGATGCGCGCTCCAGTGCCCCTATAGCAGACTTAGGAGCCTTGCTCGATCTACCTATTCTATTTACTGTCGCAGTACACAAAAGCGCCTGGTCTCAAGGGCGATGGCTCAGGATGGGTAAAATTGCCCCACCACAGAACCTGCTGGCTCCGCGGCCCATGTTCATCCAGAAAATCATTGGCTTCCAGATATACCTCGGCGGCACCATCACAGCGTCTACCCGAGAAGAGTGTGAAGGCTTGGATCGATGCGAAGTATGGGAGCCCCACCACGTTGAGGATCGCCTAAACGCGCACTATAAAGGTGTCCCATGCAAATGGGAGATATCACAACGAATACGATGA
- a CDS encoding DNA-3-methyladenine glycosylase family protein: MPVPYHDASALLASLDEDWRRHVEAIGPCLLQPKPARDPYEALVRAIAYQQLHAKAGDAILGRLLALFPAQTFPHPGQILATDVAQLRGCGFSASKIATIQGIAQATLDGIVPDYATARAMEDEALIERLVSLRGVGRWTVEMLLIYSLERPDILPADDFGVREGYRRLKGLERQPSRKQMIEIGLAWSPYRTVAAWYLWRVPGR; encoded by the coding sequence ATGCCTGTGCCCTACCACGACGCCAGCGCCTTGCTGGCAAGTCTCGACGAAGACTGGCGACGTCACGTCGAGGCGATCGGCCCTTGCCTGCTGCAACCCAAGCCGGCCCGCGATCCCTATGAAGCCTTGGTGCGGGCGATTGCCTACCAGCAACTGCACGCCAAGGCAGGCGATGCCATCCTCGGTCGGCTGCTGGCGTTGTTCCCGGCGCAGACATTCCCCCATCCCGGGCAGATCCTGGCGACAGACGTTGCGCAGTTGCGCGGCTGTGGGTTTTCAGCCAGCAAGATCGCGACGATCCAGGGCATCGCCCAGGCGACGCTGGACGGAATCGTGCCGGATTACGCCACAGCGCGGGCGATGGAGGATGAAGCGTTGATCGAACGCCTGGTCAGCTTGCGCGGCGTCGGGCGTTGGACCGTGGAAATGCTACTGATCTACAGCCTGGAACGCCCCGACATCCTGCCGGCCGATGACTTTGGCGTACGCGAAGGTTATCGACGGCTAAAGGGGTTGGAACGACAGCCCAGCCGCAAGCAGATGATTGAGATCGGCCTGGCGTGGAGCCCTTATCGGACGGTGGCGGCGTGGTATTTGTGGCGAGTGCCCGGTCGTTAG
- a CDS encoding LysE family translocator, with the protein MSLILSMAAFALVASITPGPVNIVALSSGARYGFRATLRHVGGATLGFVLLLVLMGLGLHEVLQRWPGLTRVVQLGGVAFLLFMAWKLVMDNGHLGSEDEGRAPSMFYGALMQWLNPKAWLACVAGMGAFVADGEARLVWQFAAIYLVICYVSVGCWAYAGSFLRSWLGNPATMRLFNRTMAVLLVASAVYLLLP; encoded by the coding sequence ATGAGTTTGATTCTTTCCATGGCGGCGTTTGCCCTGGTCGCCTCCATTACACCTGGCCCGGTCAATATCGTCGCCCTCAGCTCCGGGGCGCGGTACGGGTTTCGTGCGACGTTGCGCCATGTGGGCGGTGCAACCCTGGGGTTTGTCTTGCTGCTGGTGCTGATGGGGCTGGGATTGCATGAAGTGTTGCAACGCTGGCCTGGCCTCACACGGGTGGTGCAACTGGGCGGCGTGGCGTTCCTGTTGTTCATGGCCTGGAAACTGGTGATGGATAACGGGCACCTGGGAAGCGAGGACGAGGGACGGGCGCCTTCGATGTTCTATGGCGCGTTGATGCAATGGCTCAACCCCAAGGCGTGGCTGGCCTGCGTGGCGGGAATGGGGGCATTCGTGGCCGATGGCGAGGCGCGGCTGGTGTGGCAGTTTGCGGCGATCTACCTGGTGATCTGCTACGTCTCGGTGGGCTGCTGGGCTTACGCCGGGAGTTTTCTGCGCAGCTGGCTGGGTAATCCGGCGACCATGCGCCTGTTCAATCGGACGATGGCGGTGTTATTGGTGGCCAGTGCGGTGTATTTATTGTTGCCGTGA
- the tnpA gene encoding IS66-like element accessory protein TnpA: MQPTRRSYSKSFKARVIQECAEPGASIASIALSHSLNANLVHKWIRVQAQKSTTLQPAFIPLPMQLAGANSHAASPNICVEIQHPRGTVKVNWPTESATACATFLRDLLR, from the coding sequence ATGCAGCCAACACGCCGTTCCTATTCCAAGTCCTTCAAGGCTCGGGTCATTCAAGAGTGCGCCGAGCCCGGCGCTTCGATTGCCAGCATCGCGCTCAGCCATAGCCTCAACGCAAACCTCGTCCACAAATGGATTCGAGTGCAGGCGCAAAAAAGCACGACGCTGCAACCTGCTTTCATTCCGTTGCCTATGCAGCTGGCCGGTGCAAATTCGCATGCTGCATCGCCGAATATCTGCGTTGAGATCCAGCACCCGCGTGGTACCGTCAAAGTGAACTGGCCAACTGAAAGTGCTACTGCCTGCGCGACCTTTCTACGAGACTTGCTGCGATGA
- a CDS encoding GFA family protein translates to MQLEGSCHCGAVSFSLACAHPYPYQRCYCSICRKTQGGGGFAINLGGDAQSLKVRGRKHISIYHARLKDEGDKRAHRSSAERHFCSLCGSGLWLFSPEWPELVHPFASAIDTPLPVPPEHTHLMLGSRASWVEVEVHPDDRQFEVYPEESIAQWHERLGLVT, encoded by the coding sequence ATGCAGCTCGAAGGATCCTGCCACTGCGGCGCCGTGTCGTTCAGCCTGGCCTGTGCCCACCCCTACCCTTATCAGCGCTGCTACTGCTCGATCTGCCGCAAGACCCAGGGCGGCGGCGGTTTTGCGATCAACCTGGGGGGCGATGCCCAGAGCCTGAAGGTGCGCGGTCGCAAGCACATCTCGATCTACCACGCACGACTCAAGGACGAAGGCGATAAACGCGCCCACCGCAGCAGTGCCGAACGGCATTTCTGTTCCTTGTGCGGTTCGGGGCTATGGCTGTTCAGCCCCGAATGGCCGGAGCTGGTTCACCCCTTTGCTTCGGCCATCGACACACCGCTGCCGGTACCGCCGGAGCACACCCACCTGATGCTGGGTTCCAGGGCGTCGTGGGTGGAAGTCGAGGTGCATCCGGACGACCGGCAGTTCGAGGTTTATCCCGAGGAGTCCATTGCCCAGTGGCACGAGCGCCTGGGGCTGGTCACTTAG
- a CDS encoding helix-turn-helix transcriptional regulator, with translation MKHAPHDDAPRFWRDAALPFIEARAIGDGRKVCYSRHSHDHFSIGAITAGRSTYLHERSKFQVKSGTVVLMNPGDVHACNPIDDQPWSYVMLYVDTQWLRDLQRRVGFDESLDFQGFATTHSRDVELFTALEKLYGQLVDEQLDAGDKHAAAEAFFIDLQQRLNPASRPDRGSHPSLMRAAQFIHDHCSEALKLEDICTAAQLSPSYLSRAFKRHYGMTPHAFLVNRRIQFARRQLREGKLIADVALDSGFADQAHFQRAFKQHLAATPGQYRG, from the coding sequence ATGAAGCACGCCCCCCATGACGACGCCCCACGCTTCTGGCGCGACGCAGCCCTGCCCTTCATCGAAGCCCGGGCCATCGGCGATGGGCGCAAGGTCTGCTATTCGCGCCATTCCCACGACCACTTTTCCATCGGCGCGATCACCGCTGGGCGCAGCACCTACCTTCACGAACGTTCGAAATTTCAGGTGAAAAGTGGCACGGTGGTGCTGATGAACCCGGGCGACGTCCACGCGTGCAACCCAATCGACGATCAGCCTTGGTCCTACGTGATGTTGTACGTCGACACCCAATGGCTCAGAGACTTGCAGCGCCGTGTCGGCTTTGACGAAAGCCTGGATTTCCAGGGTTTCGCCACCACCCACAGCCGCGACGTGGAACTGTTTACCGCGTTGGAAAAACTGTATGGACAATTGGTAGACGAGCAACTCGACGCTGGCGACAAGCACGCCGCCGCCGAGGCATTTTTCATTGACCTGCAACAACGGCTCAACCCTGCCAGTCGCCCGGATCGTGGCAGCCATCCGAGCCTGATGCGTGCGGCACAGTTTATCCACGACCATTGCAGTGAAGCCTTGAAGCTGGAAGACATCTGCACCGCCGCGCAACTGTCGCCGTCCTACCTGAGCCGAGCCTTCAAGCGCCATTACGGGATGACGCCCCACGCCTTCCTGGTCAACCGCCGAATCCAGTTTGCCCGGCGCCAATTGCGCGAAGGCAAGCTGATCGCCGACGTGGCGCTGGACAGCGGGTTTGCCGACCAGGCGCATTTCCAGCGTGCCTTCAAGCAACACCTGGCGGCCACGCCCGGCCAGTATCGCGGCTGA
- a CDS encoding GGDEF domain-containing protein produces MLAPRKPDDEAARLKNLHSLKLLDTAPEERFDRLTRLARRLFDVPIALVSLVDANRQWFKSSAGLDASETPREVSFCGHAILQDQILEICDAEQDERFHDNPLVTDKPGIRFYAGHPLGLEDGSKLGTLCLLDTRPRKLNDEERELLRDLARMAEQEMVAVQMASMDELTLLSNRRGFRTLAQHALNVCDRLSRPATLLFFDLNDFKPINDRYGHAEGDNALKTFADVLRIAFRESDVIGRLGGDEFVALLTGSSHVEIAAIMARLKEILDERNAMLQRGYDIRFSVGQIEYDAQRHQLIDNLLADADAAMYAQKQALRS; encoded by the coding sequence ATGCTTGCGCCACGCAAACCGGACGACGAAGCCGCTCGCCTCAAAAATCTGCACTCGCTCAAGCTGCTCGATACCGCACCTGAAGAACGGTTTGACCGCCTGACCCGTCTTGCCCGACGTCTGTTTGACGTGCCCATCGCCCTGGTGTCCCTGGTGGACGCCAACCGGCAGTGGTTCAAGTCCAGCGCCGGCCTGGACGCCAGCGAAACCCCGCGGGAAGTTTCCTTTTGCGGGCATGCGATCTTGCAGGATCAGATCCTGGAGATCTGCGACGCGGAACAGGACGAGCGCTTTCACGACAATCCGTTGGTCACGGACAAGCCTGGCATTCGTTTCTACGCCGGGCATCCGCTGGGGCTGGAGGACGGTAGCAAGCTCGGTACGTTGTGCCTGCTCGACACCCGGCCGCGCAAACTCAATGACGAGGAGCGCGAACTGCTGCGCGACTTGGCGCGCATGGCCGAACAGGAAATGGTCGCGGTGCAGATGGCGAGCATGGACGAGCTCACGTTGCTATCCAATCGACGGGGCTTCAGGACGTTGGCCCAGCATGCGCTGAATGTGTGTGATCGCTTGTCGCGACCGGCGACGCTGCTGTTTTTCGATCTCAACGACTTCAAGCCGATCAACGACCGTTATGGCCACGCCGAGGGCGACAACGCGCTGAAAACCTTCGCCGATGTGCTGCGTATTGCCTTTCGCGAAAGTGACGTGATCGGTCGCCTGGGCGGTGATGAGTTCGTGGCGTTGCTCACCGGTTCTTCCCATGTCGAGATAGCGGCAATCATGGCGCGCCTCAAGGAAATCCTCGATGAGCGCAATGCGATGTTGCAGCGTGGCTATGACATTCGTTTCAGCGTCGGCCAGATCGAGTACGACGCCCAGCGTCATCAGTTGATCGACAATCTATTGGCTGACGCGGACGCGGCGATGTATGCGCAGAAACAGGCGCTACGCAGCTAG